The following proteins are co-located in the Acidicapsa acidisoli genome:
- a CDS encoding Ppx/GppA phosphatase family protein has translation MPTLAATFAAIDIGSNSCRLKIARVVAHRLKTLHEDREVTRLGTSVFDTGLVSPDAMATTLKALKRFQRAVQAHGVDQIRVVATAAMRDARNAQAFVTWAKAETGWTIEIISGLEEGRLIHRGVMTNELGAGGKVMLVDVGGGSCEITLSEHKRIKDTVSLPLGAVRLTREFIPDDPPSEEGLARMKQFIARELRRAHRRIQPGAVPLVIATSGTAAALCEARTALVKSDAGTKPGARIAGTRSAGSASKLTHSGKTGASRPVTSQVAMDITTQQQVRRLATKLRKMNMEERSAVPGIGPKRAEIIVAGTVVYAELLETFDLAGFRYSDLGLRDGILAQMLAEKDDRATAHLQFEQERWESVLATAKRYGVNLRMVEPVKNHAEQLYRDLATLHHLPAEYENWLAAAAMLSETGKFLNHQGHHRHTQYIISSSEIYGYTILQRTIISAMARYLGKTRPQPGDRAMRNIPPQEHANVQKSVVLLRLARALNQDRASDVLRVAARVYPKRVLLELEPGRTGAELELWSLRKEADYFREVFGRELFVTLA, from the coding sequence ATGCCCACGCTCGCCGCCACCTTTGCCGCAATCGATATCGGGTCCAACTCCTGCCGCCTCAAGATCGCCAGGGTCGTGGCGCATCGCCTGAAAACGCTGCATGAGGACCGCGAAGTTACGCGGCTGGGCACCAGCGTCTTCGACACCGGGCTGGTTTCGCCAGACGCGATGGCGACGACGCTGAAGGCGCTGAAGCGATTTCAGCGCGCCGTGCAGGCTCATGGAGTGGACCAGATCCGCGTGGTGGCCACGGCGGCCATGCGTGACGCGCGCAATGCGCAGGCCTTTGTCACCTGGGCCAAGGCGGAGACCGGGTGGACGATTGAGATCATTTCCGGCCTCGAAGAGGGGCGGCTGATTCATCGCGGCGTCATGACAAACGAACTGGGTGCGGGCGGCAAGGTGATGCTGGTGGATGTGGGCGGCGGAAGCTGCGAGATCACTCTCAGCGAACACAAACGGATCAAAGATACGGTCAGTCTGCCGCTTGGCGCGGTTCGGCTGACGCGGGAGTTTATCCCGGACGATCCGCCATCGGAGGAGGGTCTTGCGCGGATGAAGCAGTTCATTGCGCGGGAGTTGCGGCGTGCGCACAGACGGATCCAGCCGGGGGCTGTGCCGCTGGTGATTGCAACCTCGGGAACGGCGGCGGCGTTGTGCGAGGCGCGTACGGCGCTGGTCAAGTCTGACGCGGGAACAAAGCCGGGCGCGAGGATCGCCGGAACCCGCTCGGCTGGAAGTGCTTCCAAATTGACGCATAGCGGAAAAACTGGCGCCTCCCGCCCAGTAACATCGCAGGTTGCCATGGACATCACCACGCAACAACAGGTCCGGCGGCTGGCGACCAAGCTCCGCAAGATGAATATGGAGGAACGGTCGGCTGTGCCCGGTATTGGACCGAAACGCGCGGAGATTATTGTGGCCGGGACTGTGGTGTACGCCGAGTTGCTGGAAACCTTTGATCTGGCAGGGTTTCGCTATTCGGACCTGGGACTGCGCGATGGAATTCTGGCCCAGATGCTGGCGGAAAAGGATGACCGCGCGACGGCGCACCTGCAATTTGAGCAGGAGCGCTGGGAAAGTGTGCTGGCGACGGCGAAGCGCTATGGCGTCAATCTGCGCATGGTTGAGCCAGTCAAAAATCATGCCGAGCAGCTCTATCGCGATCTGGCCACGCTTCATCACCTGCCTGCGGAGTATGAAAACTGGCTTGCAGCAGCGGCGATGTTGAGCGAAACCGGCAAGTTTCTGAATCACCAGGGACATCACCGGCACACGCAGTACATCATTTCAAGTTCCGAGATTTACGGATACACGATACTGCAGCGGACGATCATCTCGGCGATGGCACGCTATCTGGGCAAGACTCGTCCGCAGCCCGGAGACCGGGCGATGCGGAATATTCCGCCGCAGGAGCACGCGAATGTGCAGAAAAGCGTGGTGCTGCTGAGGCTGGCGCGGGCGCTGAACCAGGATCGGGCCTCGGATGTCCTGCGCGTTGCGGCGCGGGTCTATCCCAAGCGGGTTTTGCTGGAACTGGAGCCGGGACGGACTGGGGCGGAACTGGAGCTTTGGTCGCTGCGCAAAGAGGCTGACTACTTCCGCGAGGTCTTTGGGCGCGAACTCTTTGTGACACTGGCGTAG
- the sixA gene encoding phosphohistidine phosphatase SixA — MNLYLMRHADAGVPRENPVLDAKRGLIKEGKQQCMLMAGVLAGLKAQIDVIVSSPLKRARQSAQFVATEIGFEAPILTSPALAPDGDYPALQQLIAEHSGREGVLFVGHNPNLHQFIAKLISGNGNGNGHNHLPGGGSIRLRKGSIARVDLAKRPPQLQWLIDPRLARVVYASVTKSSRPKTSRK, encoded by the coding sequence ATGAATCTTTACCTGATGCGCCATGCAGATGCTGGCGTCCCCCGCGAAAATCCCGTTCTAGATGCCAAGCGTGGCTTGATTAAAGAGGGCAAGCAGCAGTGCATGCTGATGGCCGGTGTACTGGCTGGCCTCAAGGCCCAGATTGACGTCATTGTCTCCAGCCCGCTCAAGCGCGCGCGCCAATCCGCCCAGTTCGTCGCGACTGAAATCGGCTTCGAAGCCCCGATTCTTACGTCGCCTGCACTTGCGCCGGACGGCGACTACCCCGCCTTGCAGCAGCTCATCGCAGAGCATTCCGGCCGCGAAGGCGTCCTGTTCGTTGGCCACAATCCCAACCTCCATCAGTTCATCGCCAAACTGATCTCCGGTAACGGGAACGGCAATGGCCACAATCACTTGCCGGGTGGTGGCAGCATTCGTCTTCGCAAAGGCTCCATCGCGCGCGTCGATCTGGCCAAGCGCCCGCCGCAACTGCAATGGCTGATAGATCCGCGCCTAGCCCGGGTTGTCTACGCCAGTGTCACAAAGAGTTCGCGCCCAAAGACCTCGCGGAAGTAG